The Acidimicrobiales bacterium region ACGCTGGCGGCGATCACCCTCGTCGTCTCCGTCGTCGGGCTCGGTCCCGGGGAGCGGATGCGGGAGTTGCGCAGCCGGGTGTACGCCCTCGTCCTCACCTCGGCGCCCGTCGCCTCCGAGTTGACGACCCGGGGCAGTTCGACCGGGGTGGCGCCCGTGCCGGAATCCCGCCACCTCCGACCGGACCTGGAGCTGGTCCGATCGGCACGATCGAGATGAGCAACCGAGAAGACGGCCACCGCGGACGGCCTGCGCGCCACACCGAGCTCCTCGCCGATGTCTCCGAGGCGGCGGAGGTCATCGCTCCGCTCTGGCCCCTCACCAGCTTCGTGGCGGTCAACCCCCTCCTCGGCATGCAGCACCTGCCCTTCGACGAGGCCACCGCCGTCGCCCGGCGCTGGTTGCGGGCGCGCACCCACCTGACGCTCGCCGCGTTCCGCCAGGCGCACGCCGGCGGGGCCACCACGGACGCGGATCTCCGGCGCGCCATCGTCGAGGTCGACCCGAAGCTGGCGTCGCCGCTCAGCTTCGAGATCGGGGGGCGAACGGTCGATGCGGCGGAGATCGTCCGGCTGGACCTCCTCCTCGGACCGGACGACAAGCCCCGGGAGACGGCCGGCGATCGGGTCGGCCGCACCGATGTCGCGACCGTCCGGGCGGTCAGCCAGCTCGTGGCCGCGTGGTGTGCGGTCTTCGTCGACGAGGCCCACGTTCCGTGGCCCATGCCCGGCCGCGAGCACGGGTTCTTCCGTGCGTGGCGAGAGCTGGCGCCATACGACCGGCGGCTCCGGCGCCTCGCCGGCCCCACCGGCATGGAGTGGCTGGCTCAACTTCCGGATCGTCCGCTCGAGGCGCTCGCCGCTGCCCTCGATGCGCTGGATGTCGGCGGCGATCAGGTCGACGCCCTCCGCCAGCACCTCGGCCGCCTCCCGGGCTGGGCCGGCTACGCCCGCTGGAACGACGAGTGGGCTCCACCCGACCACCATCGTCCGCCGTTGCGCCTCCTGGACCTGCTCGCCGCGCAGGTGGCCGCCACGGCAGCGGCGGCGCACCGCGCCCCTGCCCAGGAGCCCCCGCAGATCCACGACGAGGTGGTCGAGCACGAGAAGCTCCTCGAGCAGAGGGCGGCGGCGGTGCTCGACGCTCTCGGCAGCACCTCCGACGATCCCTTCGTCACCTCCGCCGTGCGTGGCGTCCTGCAGCAGGTGCCGCCGCCGGTGCGGAAGTCGATGTGGCTCGAGGCGCAGGAGGGCAACTTCCGTGATCGTCTGCTGGGACTGCTGAGCCGCCCGGGCCCCGGCCCCGTGACCGAGCGGCCGGACGTGCAAGCGGTCTTCTGCATCGATGCGCGCTCGGAGGGCCTGCAACGGCACCTCCAGGCGTGCGGCCCCTACGACACCTTCGGGTTCGCCGGGTTCTTCGGCGTCCCCGTGCGCTGGCGGCCGCTGGGGGCGACGGAGAGCCAGCCGCGCTGCCCGGTGCTGCTCACGCCTGAACACGACGTAGCCGAGCAGCCGCTCGCCCCTGACGGCGCCCTCGGCTACCTCACCGCCCAGCGAGCCGCCGGCGCAGGGCAGGACGCCTTCCACGCCGCCAAAGGGAGCCTGGGTGGTCCCTTCGCGCTCGCCGAGGCGGCGGGCTACCTCATGGGCCCTGCGGCCGCGGCCAGGACGCTGGCACCAGGCCTGGTGCGTCGCCTGAAAGGACTGACGACCCGCCGAGTCGCGCCCCCGCCGACACGACCGGTCGTCGAGGCGGAGCACGACGACCGCTCCGGGCTGGCGCTCGAGGAGCGGGTCTCGTTCGCGACGGCCATCGTCCGGACCATGGGCTTGACCAGCTTCGCCCGGCTCATCGTCTTCTGCGGGCACGGCAGCCACAACATCAACAACCCACACGCATCCTCGTATGACTGCGGCGCGTGCGGCGGCGCCCCCGGTGGTGCGAGCGCCCGAGTGGCCGTGGCCATCCTCAACGACCCCGCCGTCCGTGCCGGCCTCCGAGAGCGAGGCATCACGGTGCCCGACGAAACGGTCTTCGTCGCCGCCCAGCACGACACCGCCTCCGACGAGGTGACCGTTCTTGACCGCCAGGCGGTACCGGCCACCCACGAGCGGCTGGTCGCGGCCTTCGAGCGGGACGTGGCGGTGGCCGGTGAACGGCTTGCACGCGAGCGCGCCGGGCGGCTCCCCGGAGATCCGGCGAGGGTCCGGGCCCGCGGGCACGACTGGGCGCAGGTGCGCCCCGAGTGGGGGCTCGCCGGCAATGCGGCGTTCGTCGTCGGGCCCCGCTCGGTCACCGCCGGGCTCGACCTCGCCTGTCGCGTCTTCCTGCACGCCTACGATGCCGAGGGCGACCGCGACGGCAGCGCCCTGGAGACGATCCTCACCGCGCCGATGGTCGTCGCCCAGTGGATCTCCGCCCAGTACTACTTCTCGTCGGTCGACCCCGACCAGTTCGGCGCCGGCGACAAGACGCTGCACAACCCGGTGGGCGGCATCGGCGTCGTCCTCGGCGAGGGGGGCGACCTCCAGGTCGGGCTCCCGGCGCAGGCGGTGGGCGTGGGAGACCGGCGCATGCACGAACCGCTGCGGCTGCTCGCGGTCGTCCAGGCGCCCATCGAGCGCACCGACGCGATCATCCAGCGCCACCAGGTGCTCCGGGAGCTGATGGGCGGCAAGTGGATCACCGTGGCCGGCCGTGCGCACCCGGACGAGCGCTGGTCCATCCGCGCCCCCGACGGCACGTGGACGACGTGGT contains the following coding sequences:
- a CDS encoding DUF2309 domain-containing protein; amino-acid sequence: MSNREDGHRGRPARHTELLADVSEAAEVIAPLWPLTSFVAVNPLLGMQHLPFDEATAVARRWLRARTHLTLAAFRQAHAGGATTDADLRRAIVEVDPKLASPLSFEIGGRTVDAAEIVRLDLLLGPDDKPRETAGDRVGRTDVATVRAVSQLVAAWCAVFVDEAHVPWPMPGREHGFFRAWRELAPYDRRLRRLAGPTGMEWLAQLPDRPLEALAAALDALDVGGDQVDALRQHLGRLPGWAGYARWNDEWAPPDHHRPPLRLLDLLAAQVAATAAAAHRAPAQEPPQIHDEVVEHEKLLEQRAAAVLDALGSTSDDPFVTSAVRGVLQQVPPPVRKSMWLEAQEGNFRDRLLGLLSRPGPGPVTERPDVQAVFCIDARSEGLQRHLQACGPYDTFGFAGFFGVPVRWRPLGATESQPRCPVLLTPEHDVAEQPLAPDGALGYLTAQRAAGAGQDAFHAAKGSLGGPFALAEAAGYLMGPAAAARTLAPGLVRRLKGLTTRRVAPPPTRPVVEAEHDDRSGLALEERVSFATAIVRTMGLTSFARLIVFCGHGSHNINNPHASSYDCGACGGAPGGASARVAVAILNDPAVRAGLRERGITVPDETVFVAAQHDTASDEVTVLDRQAVPATHERLVAAFERDVAVAGERLARERAGRLPGDPARVRARGHDWAQVRPEWGLAGNAAFVVGPRSVTAGLDLACRVFLHAYDAEGDRDGSALETILTAPMVVAQWISAQYYFSSVDPDQFGAGDKTLHNPVGGIGVVLGEGGDLQVGLPAQAVGVGDRRMHEPLRLLAVVQAPIERTDAIIQRHQVLRELMGGKWITVAGRAHPDERWSIRAPDGTWTTWCPADDRVDATDASLEVR